From the genome of Rhodobacteraceae bacterium Araon29, one region includes:
- a CDS encoding ATP-binding cassette domain-containing protein, with protein MTPRLELRGICKSYPGVKANDDVSLSVLPGEIHAILGENGAGKSTLMKIIYGASPADAGEILYDGSVVPEHGPAVSRDLGIEMVYQHFALFESITVVENIALSMPGKLDLKPLAERVREVSEKYGLPIDPDRLVLSLSVGERQRVEIVRCLLREPKLLILDEPTSVLTPQAVQTLFETLRKLADEGCSILYISHKLDEVRDLCHSATVLRGGKVTGEADPRKVSSSELARMMVGSDLPTMMVEPSEVSDLPLLSVENLNLASESVVGTSLKWISLEAFGGEIVGIAGVSGNGQGELAAAISGERICNAAEDIVLEGRPIGHLDAGRRRDLGLGFVPEERLGRGAVPPFELSENALLTAHRKGMVKNGMADRKKARAFTAEVIEKYDVKATGPEAKAHGLSGGNLQKFIMGREIELAPKVLLVSQPTWGVDVGAAAYVRQTLIDLSRSGQAVVVISEELEELFEICDRIYVISNGELSHSLNRAETNVEEVGLLMTGIGKVADNINTLSESVEHAL; from the coding sequence ATGACCCCACGGTTGGAACTTCGTGGCATCTGCAAGTCATACCCCGGTGTGAAGGCAAATGACGACGTATCCCTGTCTGTACTGCCCGGTGAAATCCACGCAATTCTGGGTGAAAACGGCGCAGGTAAAAGCACGTTGATGAAAATCATCTACGGTGCTTCGCCCGCTGATGCAGGCGAAATACTGTATGACGGTTCTGTGGTGCCCGAGCACGGGCCAGCAGTTTCGCGCGATCTGGGCATTGAGATGGTGTACCAGCATTTTGCGTTGTTTGAGTCTATTACGGTCGTCGAAAACATCGCGTTGTCGATGCCCGGCAAGTTGGACCTAAAGCCGTTGGCGGAACGTGTCCGAGAAGTGTCAGAGAAGTATGGGCTGCCGATTGACCCTGATCGGCTAGTATTGTCGCTGTCGGTCGGCGAACGCCAGCGAGTAGAGATCGTGCGTTGTCTGCTCAGGGAACCGAAGCTGCTGATTTTGGACGAACCTACGTCGGTTCTGACACCGCAAGCCGTTCAGACCCTTTTTGAAACGCTGCGCAAGTTGGCCGACGAAGGCTGTAGTATTCTTTATATCAGCCACAAGCTGGATGAGGTGCGAGACCTTTGTCATTCGGCCACGGTTTTGCGTGGCGGCAAAGTCACTGGAGAAGCTGATCCGCGAAAAGTCAGCTCCTCGGAGCTGGCGCGAATGATGGTCGGTAGCGATCTGCCTACAATGATGGTCGAGCCGTCCGAAGTGAGCGATTTGCCACTGTTGTCGGTCGAGAACCTGAACTTGGCGTCAGAAAGCGTGGTTGGAACGTCGCTGAAGTGGATCAGCCTGGAAGCGTTTGGTGGCGAGATCGTTGGGATTGCCGGGGTAAGTGGCAATGGTCAAGGCGAACTGGCGGCGGCAATTAGCGGTGAGCGCATCTGCAACGCGGCAGAAGATATTGTGCTGGAAGGCCGCCCAATTGGGCATCTGGATGCGGGCCGACGCCGCGATCTGGGACTTGGATTTGTTCCCGAAGAACGCCTAGGGCGCGGTGCCGTGCCCCCTTTTGAGCTATCTGAAAACGCATTGTTGACTGCGCACCGTAAAGGAATGGTCAAGAACGGCATGGCAGATCGCAAAAAAGCCCGCGCCTTTACAGCAGAGGTTATCGAAAAATACGACGTCAAGGCCACGGGGCCGGAAGCCAAGGCGCACGGCTTGTCTGGCGGCAACTTGCAAAAGTTCATCATGGGTCGTGAGATTGAATTGGCCCCCAAAGTGCTCTTGGTTTCACAACCAACCTGGGGTGTTGATGTGGGTGCTGCCGCCTATGTCCGCCAAACGCTTATCGATTTGAGCCGGTCCGGGCAGGCAGTGGTTGTGATCTCCGAAGAACTCGAAGAGCTGTTTGAAATTTGCGACCGGATTTACGTAATCAGCAATGGAGAATTGTCGCATTCACTGAACCGCGCCGAAACGAATGTTGAGGAGGTAGGTTTGTTGATGACTGGAATTGGCAAAGTTGCTGACAACATCAATACCCTTTCAGAAAGCGTTGAACATGCTCTATAA
- a CDS encoding BMP family ABC transporter substrate-binding protein, protein MKHATRRDILKYGVAAGLASGLSGLPGIASAADTLKIGAVYVSPVSEIGWTKQHSLGIEAIQAEFGDKVEVTVIDNIFRPQDAERVFRELAGSGNNLIFGTSFSHGTPMQKVAPRFPDTVFEHCSGIKHLDNLGTFEAKYYEGIYVAGVTAGHVSKSAKIGFIGGFPIPDIVGPANALLRGAQSVNPDITCNVIFLNSWFDPGKEKEAAKTLIAQGCDVICSMTDTATGVQVAGENDAWSVGYASDMARFGNGKHLTAFTLNWAPVYVQAAKDVAAGTWATSERWNGLAEGVVQMSPYNSDLPAEAIEAAEKARTDIIAGSLHPYAGELKDQDGNVRVEAGGVLADGDIRGFNWFVQGMIGNLG, encoded by the coding sequence ATGAAACACGCAACAAGAAGAGATATTCTCAAATACGGAGTTGCAGCTGGTTTGGCCTCGGGCCTGTCCGGGCTGCCAGGGATCGCCAGTGCCGCAGATACACTGAAAATCGGGGCTGTTTATGTTTCGCCGGTCTCAGAAATTGGCTGGACCAAGCAACACAGCCTGGGGATCGAAGCCATTCAAGCGGAGTTTGGGGACAAAGTTGAAGTTACCGTAATTGACAACATATTCCGCCCGCAGGACGCCGAGCGTGTATTCAGAGAGCTGGCGGGTTCCGGTAACAATCTAATTTTTGGCACCAGCTTTTCGCATGGAACACCAATGCAAAAGGTTGCGCCGCGCTTTCCCGATACCGTGTTCGAGCATTGCTCAGGCATCAAACATCTGGACAACCTCGGAACGTTCGAAGCGAAGTATTACGAGGGCATATATGTAGCCGGTGTGACAGCTGGGCATGTCTCGAAATCGGCCAAGATTGGCTTTATCGGCGGTTTCCCGATCCCAGATATTGTGGGCCCGGCAAACGCATTGCTGCGCGGTGCGCAAAGTGTGAATCCCGATATCACCTGCAACGTCATTTTCCTGAACTCCTGGTTCGATCCGGGCAAGGAAAAGGAAGCTGCCAAAACGCTGATTGCGCAGGGTTGCGATGTGATCTGTTCGATGACGGACACAGCAACAGGTGTACAGGTTGCCGGGGAAAATGACGCGTGGTCAGTTGGATATGCAAGCGACATGGCGCGGTTTGGTAATGGTAAGCATCTGACGGCTTTCACGCTGAACTGGGCACCCGTTTATGTACAGGCTGCAAAAGATGTCGCCGCTGGCACGTGGGCTACAAGCGAGCGCTGGAACGGCCTCGCGGAGGGAGTGGTGCAAATGTCCCCGTACAATTCCGATTTACCGGCAGAAGCAATCGAAGCTGCTGAAAAAGCGCGGACTGATATTATTGCAGGTTCGTTGCACCCCTATGCTGGTGAATTGAAGGATCAGGATGGCAATGTGCGGGTTGAGGCAGGCGGCGTTCTGGCGGATGGTGACATCCGCGGGTTCAACTGGTTTGTCCAAGGTATGATCGGCAATCTCGGTTAA
- a CDS encoding GntR family transcriptional regulator, giving the protein MGNRSDEIARLVTRAIIGKRLWPGSKLSEQTLADVFDVSRAVVRQAIIRLSDDGLVVIERNRGAFVSRPSYREAVEIYDALTMLEQGVAAQLSGRLDAHGWNELRHHVALQHKAVENKNEELADQLGSGFHEVLVKMSRNSVVQEMHAKLIRRTALLRTLISSRFDYCGLLNDHSKLVDLLEDGQVTAAQELIDEHHRNVVRGYILDEKLEPKMNVREALEPFIDGLGSERRAAE; this is encoded by the coding sequence ATGGGAAACCGTTCAGACGAAATTGCCAGACTTGTCACGCGGGCCATCATCGGCAAGCGCTTGTGGCCCGGGAGCAAACTGAGCGAGCAAACGCTTGCCGATGTGTTTGATGTCAGCCGCGCAGTTGTTCGGCAAGCCATCATTCGGCTTTCTGATGATGGTCTCGTTGTTATTGAGCGCAATCGGGGCGCCTTTGTTTCGCGCCCAAGCTATCGCGAGGCCGTCGAGATTTACGACGCGCTTACGATGCTAGAACAGGGTGTGGCAGCACAGCTTTCCGGCAGGTTGGACGCACATGGCTGGAACGAACTGCGCCACCACGTGGCGCTTCAGCATAAGGCCGTGGAAAACAAGAATGAAGAACTGGCCGACCAGTTGGGTTCTGGATTCCACGAGGTTCTGGTCAAGATGTCACGCAATTCCGTTGTTCAGGAAATGCATGCGAAGCTTATTCGGCGCACAGCGCTTTTGCGGACGTTGATCAGCAGTCGCTTTGACTACTGCGGCTTGCTGAACGATCATTCAAAGTTGGTTGATCTGCTTGAGGACGGCCAGGTTACCGCGGCGCAGGAGTTAATTGACGAGCATCATCGCAATGTTGTTCGCGGCTATATTCTAGATGAAAAGCTGGAGCCAAAGATGAACGTCCGGGAGGCTCTGGAGCCATTCATCGACGGGCTTGGGTCGGAAAGAAGGGCAGCAGAATAA
- a CDS encoding aromatic ring-hydroxylating dioxygenase subunit alpha, whose amino-acid sequence MGCHDRILLDDWHVVAELAYLSQVRTHTTVLFEEKIKVSIDSDGSAQVVLSADGSALQSCVQYGFVWACRGSPNREIIHIPEAFEEDRFIVSGGSFAVKVSGLRVVENFLDMGHFPFVHTGWLGEEPYTEVAPYEVELTNDDEIIATECYFHQPVASPTAEGGIDVEYKYRVYRPYIVALYKTNPLYPNRMDYIVLFIQPVGPEACVVHNMLCYIKKRMKEPDIRWFMQLIFAQDKPILENQIPKRLPLDPRAETPIRADKVAILYRRWLRDHAVNYGAIPAT is encoded by the coding sequence ATGGGGTGCCACGACAGAATACTGCTAGACGACTGGCACGTCGTTGCGGAATTGGCGTATCTTTCTCAAGTTCGGACCCACACAACAGTGCTGTTCGAGGAGAAAATCAAGGTTTCCATAGATTCTGATGGATCTGCTCAGGTTGTACTGTCCGCCGATGGCTCAGCGCTGCAATCTTGCGTCCAATACGGATTTGTATGGGCTTGTCGCGGATCGCCCAATCGAGAAATCATTCACATTCCTGAGGCATTCGAGGAAGACCGCTTTATCGTCAGTGGAGGATCGTTTGCCGTTAAGGTTTCAGGTCTACGTGTTGTCGAGAATTTTCTTGATATGGGCCACTTCCCGTTTGTTCACACCGGTTGGTTGGGCGAAGAGCCTTATACCGAAGTCGCCCCATACGAAGTCGAACTGACCAATGATGACGAGATCATAGCAACAGAATGCTATTTCCACCAACCTGTGGCGTCACCCACTGCGGAAGGTGGCATTGATGTTGAGTACAAATACCGGGTCTACAGGCCCTACATTGTCGCACTCTACAAAACCAACCCGCTTTATCCGAATCGCATGGACTATATCGTTTTGTTCATCCAGCCGGTCGGACCAGAGGCTTGTGTGGTTCACAACATGCTGTGCTACATCAAAAAGCGAATGAAAGAGCCCGACATTCGCTGGTTCATGCAGCTTATTTTCGCACAGGATAAACCAATCCTGGAAAACCAGATCCCAAAGCGACTGCCGCTTGACCCACGGGCTGAAACACCGATCCGTGCAGATAAAGTGGCAATTCTATACCGCCGTTGGTTGCGTGATCACGCTGTCAACTACGGTGCTATCCCCGCCACATAG
- a CDS encoding aromatic ring-hydroxylating dioxygenase subunit alpha, which translates to MPEFTCKDPVALNLWHVIASVEEVADGSVQRTQLLGDQVAFTQRADGDFIVWRPTDSNSDSVPSDPAVLLPVQQKYGYIWTTFGTPEHDIFAIPEFDESDRRNIHAATFGVHVSAPRAIENFLDMGHFPYVHTDILGAEPHTEVKEYYVDVSEERDEIVATNCKFWQPMAAAGSTDGADVDYIYRVPHPYCSVLYKSCPGEESRLDAVAVFVQPVDEEHVRAHMMLTLIDEVSADTAIRLFQQTIFGQDKPILENQYPKRLPLDPRAETPIRADKSAIAYRRWLTGKGITYGVIPSAA; encoded by the coding sequence GTGCCAGAATTCACATGCAAAGACCCGGTAGCCTTAAACCTGTGGCATGTTATCGCTTCTGTAGAAGAAGTCGCCGATGGGTCGGTTCAGCGTACCCAACTGTTGGGCGATCAAGTCGCGTTCACGCAACGCGCCGACGGCGATTTTATTGTTTGGCGCCCTACGGACAGCAACAGTGATTCAGTGCCGTCGGACCCGGCAGTTTTGCTGCCCGTACAGCAGAAATACGGATACATCTGGACCACTTTTGGCACTCCCGAGCACGATATTTTCGCAATTCCTGAATTCGACGAATCGGATCGTCGCAACATACATGCCGCGACTTTCGGAGTTCATGTTTCTGCCCCCCGCGCCATCGAAAATTTTCTGGACATGGGCCATTTCCCTTACGTCCATACCGACATTCTGGGTGCGGAACCGCATACCGAAGTCAAGGAATACTACGTTGACGTGTCCGAAGAGCGGGACGAGATTGTCGCGACAAACTGCAAATTCTGGCAACCGATGGCTGCCGCGGGGTCAACAGACGGTGCCGACGTCGATTACATCTACCGGGTGCCGCATCCATATTGCTCGGTCTTGTATAAATCGTGCCCAGGAGAGGAAAGCCGACTGGATGCGGTCGCCGTATTCGTGCAGCCAGTCGACGAAGAACACGTCCGTGCGCATATGATGCTCACCCTGATTGACGAAGTTTCGGCCGACACAGCAATCCGGTTGTTCCAGCAAACCATTTTTGGACAGGACAAACCAATACTCGAAAACCAATACCCCAAGCGCTTACCGCTTGATCCTCGGGCGGAAACGCCCATTCGCGCGGATAAATCCGCAATTGCCTATCGCAGGTGGCTGACCGGGAAAGGGATCACCTATGGTGTGATCCCCTCGGCTGCGTGA
- a CDS encoding Rieske 2Fe-2S domain-containing protein: MTTDLHSNWYPIASSSDLPNRHVYQAQLLGREFAVWRADDGYVNVWENRCLHRGVRLSIGINDGQELKCQYHGWRYANRTAGCTYIPAHPADAPSRTICNNTYPAQEAHGMVWAGEMAVGEVPALDGFEAATVLRPIPLNAPQEMVSNSLLAYSFADGCSGAPNEDGSVTITAGDGAAVRFYVQPVNSNHSVIRGILNKELTGSERLSSLKLHDWKLQELRSKVEAEAAQSEPLAPMEPVFARVSELLSELPHETTDGRTAELRVTVTKKSMTAEGIVSLRFDSIKGQLPTFQPGAHIDVHLQNGLIRQYSLTNGPGETDHYTIGVKREPDSRGGSVSIHDAVKKGDLLAVSAPRNNFPLRRDAVHTIFVAGGIGVTPLISMARTLNSQGHSFEFHYFVQSKNHAAFKQEMGEFDKALTLHEGLSPDETGAKLREVLSAPGDSRHVYICGPGPMLEATRDIADAQGWPDGAIHFEYFKNTIELDDSNSFQLDLARSAMTLNVPAGKTILEVLRENGINMASSCEQGACGTCRVGVIEGDVIHQDVYLSPGEKAEGKSIMTCVSRAASDRLILDI; encoded by the coding sequence ATGACAACCGATCTACACAGCAACTGGTACCCCATTGCGTCCAGCTCCGATCTGCCCAACCGCCACGTTTACCAAGCCCAGCTTCTGGGCCGTGAATTCGCGGTATGGCGTGCCGACGACGGATACGTCAATGTCTGGGAGAACAGGTGCCTGCATCGTGGTGTTCGACTGTCCATCGGCATCAATGACGGTCAGGAATTGAAATGCCAGTACCACGGGTGGCGCTATGCCAACCGCACTGCTGGATGCACGTATATCCCGGCTCACCCTGCGGATGCGCCTTCGCGAACGATCTGCAACAACACATACCCGGCACAAGAAGCGCACGGTATGGTCTGGGCGGGTGAAATGGCAGTCGGTGAAGTGCCAGCCCTGGATGGATTCGAGGCCGCGACGGTTCTTCGTCCAATCCCCCTAAACGCCCCGCAAGAAATGGTTTCAAACTCTCTGCTCGCATATTCATTTGCGGATGGTTGTTCCGGCGCGCCCAATGAAGACGGGTCTGTAACGATCACGGCCGGTGACGGCGCGGCCGTCCGGTTTTATGTCCAACCCGTTAACAGCAACCACTCGGTTATCCGAGGCATTCTCAACAAGGAACTCACCGGATCGGAGCGTTTGTCTTCGTTAAAACTGCACGACTGGAAATTGCAGGAACTGCGCTCAAAAGTTGAAGCAGAGGCAGCTCAATCGGAACCACTTGCACCGATGGAACCGGTTTTTGCCCGAGTATCCGAGTTACTTTCAGAACTTCCTCACGAAACAACGGATGGCCGCACGGCAGAGTTGCGGGTCACAGTTACCAAAAAATCCATGACCGCCGAGGGCATAGTCAGTCTGCGCTTTGATTCGATCAAAGGGCAATTGCCCACATTTCAGCCTGGTGCTCATATTGACGTACATCTGCAAAACGGGCTGATACGACAGTACTCACTGACCAACGGCCCGGGCGAGACTGATCATTACACTATCGGAGTTAAACGTGAACCAGACAGTCGCGGTGGATCGGTTTCAATCCACGACGCGGTCAAAAAGGGCGATTTGCTGGCTGTATCTGCGCCGCGCAACAACTTCCCTCTGCGCCGTGATGCAGTGCACACCATCTTTGTCGCCGGTGGAATTGGCGTGACACCTTTGATTTCAATGGCTCGCACATTGAATTCGCAAGGCCACAGTTTCGAGTTCCATTACTTCGTTCAATCCAAAAACCACGCTGCTTTCAAGCAAGAGATGGGCGAATTCGACAAAGCACTGACCCTGCACGAGGGTCTCAGCCCTGACGAAACCGGAGCAAAACTCCGCGAGGTGCTGTCCGCGCCTGGTGATTCCCGCCATGTCTACATTTGTGGTCCCGGCCCGATGCTGGAAGCAACCCGCGACATTGCCGATGCTCAAGGCTGGCCCGATGGGGCGATCCATTTCGAGTATTTCAAAAACACGATCGAGCTGGACGATTCAAACAGCTTCCAATTGGATCTGGCGCGGTCGGCGATGACCCTGAATGTTCCGGCAGGAAAAACCATTTTGGAGGTTTTGCGGGAAAACGGTATCAACATGGCCAGTTCCTGCGAACAAGGGGCCTGTGGCACCTGTCGAGTTGGTGTCATCGAAGGTGATGTTATCCACCAGGACGTTTATCTGAGCCCCGGCGAAAAAGCCGAAGGCAAATCTATCATGACCTGCGTGTCCCGCGCGGCGTCTGACCGGCTCATTCTGGATATCTGA
- a CDS encoding glutathione S-transferase, protein MIKLYDYELSGNCYKLRLLMSFLGIEYASELIDFYPGNQHKAEAFRQINPLGQLPVIDDDGLVLRDAQAILVYLASKYDGSGQWYPTDSPQMLGQISQWLALADAITATASAARLHDALFYNHIDIDAARNGAHRLFRMLDEHLWFAEDTGQDWICPGDHPTIADIACFPYTILSEEGGISRMDYPAIRRWCDRFKRIPGFTVMSGVFPAGPAVDAA, encoded by the coding sequence ATGATCAAGCTTTACGACTACGAACTGTCCGGCAACTGCTACAAACTACGCCTTCTGATGTCCTTTCTGGGCATTGAGTACGCCTCCGAACTCATCGACTTTTACCCCGGCAATCAGCACAAGGCCGAAGCCTTCCGCCAAATCAACCCGCTGGGTCAGCTGCCGGTGATCGACGACGACGGGCTGGTGTTGCGCGATGCCCAGGCAATTTTGGTTTATCTGGCTTCCAAATATGACGGCTCCGGTCAATGGTATCCGACTGACAGTCCTCAGATGCTGGGTCAGATATCCCAGTGGTTGGCCTTGGCCGACGCCATCACCGCAACAGCATCCGCTGCGCGGCTTCATGACGCGCTGTTTTACAACCACATTGATATTGATGCCGCCCGCAACGGAGCGCATCGCTTGTTCCGCATGCTCGATGAACATTTGTGGTTCGCAGAAGACACGGGGCAGGACTGGATCTGCCCAGGCGACCACCCAACTATCGCAGATATTGCATGTTTCCCCTACACAATTCTGTCTGAAGAAGGCGGCATTTCACGGATGGATTACCCTGCAATCCGACGCTGGTGTGACCGGTTCAAGCGCATTCCCGGGTTCACCGTTATGTCTGGAGTATTTCCGGCCGGGCCAGCCGTAGACGCGGCCTGA
- a CDS encoding S-(hydroxymethyl)glutathione dehydrogenase/class III alcohol dehydrogenase yields the protein MRTRAAVAVEAGKPLEIMDVNLEDPKAGEVLVEIKATGLCHTDEFTRSGDDPEGIFPAILGHEGAGVVIEVGEGVTTLEVGDHVIPLYTPECRECEYCLNPKTNLCQSIRATQGAGLLPDGSTRFSMLDGTPIHHYMGCSTFANHTVVPEIALAKVRKDAPFDKICYIGCGVTTGIGAVINTAKVEIGSRGIVFGLGGIGLNVIQGLRLAGADQIVGVDLNPGKVAMATRFGMTDFVNPAEVEGDLVAHLVDLTGGGADYTFDATGNVGVMRTALEAAHKGWGESIIIGVAPAGAEISTRPFQLVTGRSWRGTAFGGASGRTDVPKIVDWYMDGKIEIDPMITHKLTLDQINEGFELMHEGESIRAVVEF from the coding sequence ATGCGAACCCGTGCAGCTGTGGCCGTTGAGGCTGGCAAACCGCTTGAGATAATGGACGTGAACCTGGAGGACCCAAAGGCGGGTGAGGTTCTGGTGGAGATCAAGGCCACCGGCCTGTGCCACACCGACGAGTTCACCCGCTCGGGCGACGACCCCGAAGGCATCTTTCCCGCCATACTGGGCCATGAAGGCGCCGGTGTTGTCATCGAAGTCGGCGAAGGTGTGACCACGCTGGAAGTGGGCGATCATGTCATCCCGCTCTACACGCCGGAATGCCGCGAATGCGAATATTGCCTGAACCCCAAGACCAACTTGTGCCAGTCGATCCGCGCCACACAGGGTGCCGGTCTGTTGCCTGATGGATCAACCCGGTTTTCGATGCTGGATGGCACGCCGATCCACCACTACATGGGCTGCTCGACCTTTGCAAACCACACGGTTGTGCCCGAGATTGCTCTGGCAAAGGTGCGAAAAGACGCGCCGTTTGACAAAATCTGCTACATCGGCTGCGGCGTGACCACCGGCATCGGTGCTGTGATCAACACCGCCAAGGTTGAGATCGGCAGCCGCGGCATCGTATTCGGCCTTGGCGGCATTGGCCTGAACGTGATCCAGGGTCTGCGGTTGGCGGGTGCGGATCAGATTGTTGGCGTTGACCTCAATCCAGGCAAAGTGGCAATGGCCACGCGTTTTGGAATGACCGATTTTGTAAACCCGGCCGAGGTCGAGGGCGATCTCGTCGCGCATCTGGTGGACCTGACTGGCGGTGGTGCCGACTACACCTTTGACGCCACCGGCAACGTCGGCGTCATGCGCACAGCACTTGAGGCCGCGCACAAAGGCTGGGGCGAGAGCATCATCATCGGCGTGGCACCGGCGGGTGCGGAAATATCCACCCGGCCGTTTCAACTGGTCACCGGTCGATCCTGGCGCGGTACCGCATTTGGCGGCGCATCCGGGCGCACCGATGTACCCAAAATCGTTGACTGGTACATGGACGGCAAGATCGAGATCGACCCAATGATCACCCACAAGCTGACGTTGGACCAGATCAACGAAGGATTTGAGCTGATGCATGAAGGCGAAAGCATTCGCGCGGTCGTAGAGTTCTGA
- a CDS encoding amidohydrolase family protein — MLILRNGRVAELVHNTEVFNTLPDDCKVIDHTEKLIIPGFIDAHIHFVQVDVIASFGKRLLEWLEKYTFPAERQFEDPAHAALISEFFLDELLCNGTTTALVLGSVHKQSANGRER, encoded by the coding sequence GTGTTGATCCTGAGAAATGGTCGCGTGGCAGAACTTGTGCATAACACCGAAGTTTTCAACACTCTGCCGGATGATTGCAAAGTCATTGATCACACGGAAAAGTTGATCATTCCCGGCTTCATAGATGCCCATATCCACTTTGTTCAGGTGGATGTGATTGCGTCCTTTGGCAAACGGCTTCTTGAGTGGCTTGAGAAATACACTTTCCCGGCGGAGCGCCAATTTGAAGACCCCGCCCACGCGGCCCTTATATCCGAGTTCTTTCTGGACGAGCTATTGTGCAATGGCACAACGACAGCATTGGTTCTGGGCAGCGTCCATAAACAGAGCGCGAACGGTAGAGAACGATGA
- a CDS encoding D-2-hydroxyacid dehydrogenase, with amino-acid sequence MADTPRIVLHNDKTEELVEQLLTRFPDADFHACNSYEALPSLIDSYRPNIVYSVRFAGTPGFPRDALFGANGPKWLANGGAGTDHLDQWDARKTTVTNAAGVAADMMAEYVFGGFLHFTLDVCGLQKDKAAKVWNPRMVAPLFGKTLLIVGLGHTGQAIALRAKAFGMTVLGTRATPRAMAHVDEVHPADVLHKLLPHADFVAVCTPLTPATRGLVGVDEIAAMKSGVVLADVSRGGVVVQSALLDGLKASHIPGAALDVFETEPLPIDSPFWDLDNLIISPHCSSVHANWEAASFDLFLRNLAHWTKGEDLINIVDPTRGY; translated from the coding sequence ATGGCTGATACCCCGCGCATTGTTTTGCATAACGACAAGACTGAAGAGCTGGTTGAGCAGTTGTTGACCCGATTTCCAGATGCGGATTTCCACGCCTGCAACAGCTATGAGGCCCTGCCTTCGCTCATTGACAGCTACCGCCCGAACATAGTGTATTCCGTACGCTTTGCGGGCACGCCGGGCTTTCCTCGTGATGCGTTGTTCGGCGCAAACGGTCCAAAATGGCTTGCCAATGGCGGCGCTGGAACCGACCATTTAGACCAATGGGATGCCAGGAAAACCACCGTCACCAACGCAGCAGGTGTCGCTGCAGATATGATGGCCGAGTATGTTTTCGGCGGGTTCTTACACTTCACGCTCGATGTGTGCGGCCTGCAAAAAGATAAGGCGGCAAAGGTTTGGAACCCGCGCATGGTCGCGCCGCTCTTTGGCAAGACGCTGTTGATTGTTGGGTTGGGCCACACCGGACAGGCGATCGCATTGCGCGCCAAGGCCTTTGGCATGACGGTTTTGGGCACCCGTGCGACCCCCCGCGCGATGGCGCATGTTGACGAGGTTCATCCCGCCGACGTGTTGCACAAGCTTTTGCCCCACGCCGATTTTGTCGCGGTTTGCACGCCCCTTACCCCAGCAACACGCGGCCTTGTTGGCGTAGACGAGATAGCAGCAATGAAATCAGGCGTAGTCCTCGCGGATGTCTCGCGAGGCGGCGTTGTGGTTCAATCAGCACTCTTGGACGGATTAAAAGCAAGTCATATTCCAGGGGCCGCTTTGGACGTGTTCGAAACTGAACCCTTGCCAATCGACAGCCCGTTCTGGGACCTCGACAATTTGATCATCTCGCCCCATTGCTCCTCAGTTCATGCCAACTGGGAGGCAGCATCATTTGATCTGTTTTTGAGGAATCTGGCACATTGGACAAAAGGCGAGGACCTGATCAATATCGTAGACCCAACCCGCGGATATTGA